A stretch of the Clostridium fungisolvens genome encodes the following:
- a CDS encoding acyl-CoA thioester hydrolase/BAAT C-terminal domain-containing protein yields the protein MQDIFRKDFQGVFYPSKTKEKAMIVVSGSDGGIKWANEIASVYSAHGISSLAVAYWKTKYTSKTLAIIPIEIIQSAVLWLKNNGYSKVGMYGISKGAELALTSASLIPEIEFVIAVSPSCCIFEGIAMPAYANASSWTWGSKPLPYVSFHNISVSIIKNILRNHEFGFVEQYLDVLETNKNEENTIKVENINGPILLLSAKEDAQWPSAEMGKMICDRLNNKKFAFSFHHEIFYPASHILCPVKTKMVLAYRIERQYKKECEVARKQALKMSLDWLDRL from the coding sequence ATGCAGGATATTTTTAGAAAAGATTTTCAAGGAGTTTTCTATCCTTCAAAAACAAAAGAAAAGGCTATGATCGTTGTAAGCGGAAGCGATGGCGGGATTAAATGGGCAAATGAAATTGCCTCGGTGTATTCTGCTCATGGTATTTCATCACTTGCTGTTGCATATTGGAAAACAAAATACACGTCTAAAACTCTTGCAATAATTCCCATAGAAATTATTCAATCCGCTGTGCTTTGGCTCAAGAACAATGGTTATTCAAAGGTTGGTATGTATGGCATTTCAAAAGGTGCAGAGCTTGCTTTAACTTCGGCGAGCTTAATCCCCGAAATTGAATTTGTTATTGCAGTTTCACCTTCTTGTTGTATTTTTGAAGGAATTGCAATGCCAGCTTATGCTAATGCTTCCAGTTGGACTTGGGGCAGTAAACCATTGCCATATGTTTCTTTTCATAATATTTCAGTAAGCATAATAAAGAATATTTTAAGAAATCATGAATTTGGCTTTGTAGAACAATACCTTGATGTTCTTGAAACAAATAAAAATGAAGAAAACACAATCAAAGTTGAAAATATAAACGGTCCTATACTCTTGTTATCGGCAAAAGAAGATGCCCAATGGCCTTCTGCTGAAATGGGAAAAATGATTTGTGATAGGCTCAACAACAAGAAATTTGCATTTTCATTTCACCATGAAATCTTTTATCCTGCCAGCCATATATTATGTCCCGTAAAAACTAAAATGGTGCTTGCGTATCGTATTGAAAGACAGTACAAAAAGGAATGTGAAGTGGCAAGAAAGCAAGCGTTGAAAATGTCGTTAGATTGGTTAGATAGATTATAA
- a CDS encoding aminoglycoside N(3)-acetyltransferase, with the protein MNERNIIMETKKPNTVKTLYEDFLNLGVNSSDIVLVHSSMSSMGWICGGAQSVITALKEAVGSDGTIVMPAQSGDWSDPSGWENPPVPKEWIQMIYDNMPAFDPAVTPTRGMGRIAELFRTVPNTIRSNHPQRSFSANGKDAAYITEDHPLTPQFGIKSPLGKMYNLKTKVLLLGVGYDSCTSFHLSETFIKEMPKERLGTAILENGQRCWKWFEDYAYDIDGFELIGKEFEGKYNVQIGKVGNADCRLFDMKEAVDFAKERLSKYRFNK; encoded by the coding sequence ATGAATGAAAGAAACATAATTATGGAAACAAAGAAGCCCAATACTGTAAAAACTTTATACGAAGATTTTCTAAACCTTGGGGTAAATAGCTCTGATATAGTATTAGTCCATTCTTCTATGTCCAGCATGGGTTGGATTTGTGGTGGAGCTCAGTCTGTGATAACTGCCTTGAAGGAAGCGGTAGGCAGTGATGGAACCATAGTAATGCCAGCTCAAAGTGGGGATTGGAGCGATCCTTCAGGCTGGGAAAATCCACCTGTACCAAAGGAGTGGATACAAATGATTTATGATAATATGCCAGCCTTTGATCCAGCGGTTACGCCGACACGAGGAATGGGACGCATTGCAGAATTGTTTAGAACAGTACCAAACACAATACGCTCAAACCATCCTCAACGATCATTTAGTGCAAATGGCAAGGATGCAGCATATATTACTGAAGATCATCCGCTTACTCCTCAGTTTGGAATAAAATCGCCTCTAGGTAAAATGTATAACCTTAAAACAAAGGTTCTTTTATTAGGAGTGGGCTATGATTCTTGTACAAGCTTTCATCTTTCAGAAACTTTTATAAAAGAAATGCCAAAGGAAAGACTTGGTACTGCAATATTGGAAAATGGGCAGAGATGCTGGAAGTGGTTCGAGGATTATGCTTATGACATAGATGGCTTTGAACTAATAGGTAAGGAATTTGAGGGGAAATATAATGTACAAATAGGAAAGGTTGGCAATGCCGATTGCAGATTATTTGATATGAAGGAAGCAGTTGATTTTGCTAAGGAGCGGCTAAGTAAGTATAGATTTAATAAGTAG
- a CDS encoding GNAT family N-acetyltransferase, which translates to MSRSIRYASMKDSDILGKVHSESSQAAFKGIIPDDVLNEVFSIERRTKRFVSELEEGSPRTAIIFEDNEPAGILSFAKCRYGSNDNSWIEIWRVYLTPRYWGSGVAKELIEWGINEIQKENFVNIELWVLEENIRARHFYEKMGFKHDNTFQIINMGKELRELRYIKI; encoded by the coding sequence TTGAGTAGATCAATCCGTTATGCAAGCATGAAAGATTCAGATATTCTAGGCAAAGTTCATTCGGAATCATCACAAGCAGCATTCAAAGGTATTATTCCAGATGATGTTTTAAATGAAGTTTTTTCTATTGAAAGAAGAACAAAACGCTTTGTAAGTGAATTAGAAGAGGGTTCGCCAAGGACAGCTATCATATTTGAAGACAATGAACCAGCTGGAATACTTTCATTTGCAAAATGTAGATATGGTAGTAATGATAATTCGTGGATAGAGATTTGGAGGGTTTATTTAACTCCAAGATATTGGGGAAGTGGCGTGGCGAAAGAGTTGATAGAATGGGGCATCAACGAAATTCAAAAAGAGAATTTTGTGAATATAGAACTTTGGGTGTTAGAAGAAAATATACGAGCAAGACATTTCTATGAAAAAATGGGTTTTAAACATGATAATACCTTTCAAATAATTAATATGGGGAAAGAACTGAGAGAACTACGTTATATAAAAATATAA
- a CDS encoding GNAT family N-acetyltransferase yields MRIEANGIVIRAFERKDAENLYRIVRQNDILRFMPDWSEGKDSPQSYFNYIDWHQAKKDSIDIYENKRYVIALNDTDEMIGMVGMGLEDTLNEVEIAYFMSEEYQRKGYTVEAVNKLVEWCFKVSKIKYLILTIDCANVASCKLAEKCGFELFERRTPIGHKQPNMESDSYFYYRKYR; encoded by the coding sequence ATGAGAATAGAAGCGAATGGAATAGTAATTAGAGCCTTTGAAAGAAAAGATGCTGAAAATCTTTATAGGATAGTTAGACAAAATGATATATTAAGGTTTATGCCTGATTGGTCTGAGGGCAAAGATTCACCACAATCATATTTTAATTATATAGATTGGCATCAAGCTAAAAAAGACTCAATAGATATTTATGAAAATAAAAGATATGTGATAGCCTTAAATGATACAGATGAGATGATTGGCATGGTAGGAATGGGACTTGAAGATACATTAAATGAAGTTGAAATAGCATACTTTATGTCAGAAGAATATCAAAGAAAAGGTTATACAGTAGAAGCCGTAAATAAATTAGTGGAGTGGTGCTTTAAGGTATCAAAGATAAAATATCTTATTTTAACTATTGATTGTGCAAATGTAGCATCCTGTAAGCTTGCTGAAAAGTGTGGTTTTGAATTGTTTGAAAGAAGAACACCTATAGGTCATAAGCAACCTAACATGGAAAGTGATAGTTATTTTTACTATCGTAAGTATAGATAA
- a CDS encoding NUDIX hydrolase: MRAPFQVLVFPYHINDRDIEYAIFHRSDYDCWQAISGGGEDGETIIEAAKREAWEEAGIPMDSLYIKLDTVNSIPADEFAASKYWGENVYVIPENCYGVEITDKQFKISHEHTEYKWMSYSDAISCLKYDGNKIALGELNKRLNKKF; encoded by the coding sequence ATGAGAGCACCATTTCAAGTTTTAGTATTTCCTTATCATATTAATGATAGAGATATAGAATATGCCATATTTCATCGTAGTGACTATGATTGTTGGCAGGCTATTTCTGGTGGAGGAGAAGATGGAGAAACCATAATCGAAGCTGCTAAAAGAGAAGCATGGGAAGAAGCAGGAATTCCTATGGATTCGCTTTATATTAAGTTAGATACAGTTAATTCAATACCTGCTGACGAGTTTGCAGCCAGTAAGTATTGGGGAGAAAATGTATATGTTATACCAGAAAATTGTTATGGAGTTGAAATTACAGATAAACAATTTAAAATTTCACATGAACATACAGAATATAAGTGGATGAGTTATTCTGATGCTATTTCATGTTTAAAATATGATGGAAATAAAATAGCACTGGGGGAACTTAACAAAAGGCTAAATAAGAAATTTTGA
- a CDS encoding GNAT family N-acetyltransferase codes for MDKVYLVSPSIEHKEAYIEMMVEWEEAKGHIYPGVIRRKGTDYSSWLETLELYRKRETCPPHLSPSDTFFLVNENNNLLGAISIRHYLSEQLLKLGGHIGYGIRPTQRRKGYATAMLKLALEECRDMGIEQVLITCDKDNIGSSKTIIANKGVLENEIVEDNGNIVQRYWISIKK; via the coding sequence ATGGACAAGGTTTATTTAGTATCTCCTTCAATAGAACATAAAGAAGCATATATTGAGATGATGGTAGAATGGGAAGAAGCAAAAGGGCATATATATCCAGGTGTAATTAGAAGAAAAGGGACGGATTATAGCAGCTGGTTAGAGACTTTAGAATTATATAGAAAAAGAGAAACGTGTCCACCTCACCTTTCACCTTCTGATACTTTCTTTTTGGTAAATGAGAATAATAACTTACTTGGTGCAATTAGTATAAGACATTACTTAAGTGAGCAACTTCTCAAATTGGGTGGACATATAGGTTATGGTATAAGACCTACCCAAAGAAGAAAAGGTTACGCAACCGCAATGCTAAAATTGGCTCTTGAAGAGTGTAGAGATATGGGAATAGAGCAAGTTTTAATAACCTGTGATAAAGATAACATAGGTTCATCAAAAACTATAATTGCAAATAAGGGTGTCCTTGAAAATGAGATAGTTGAGGACAATGGAAATATAGTTCAAAGGTATTGGATATCGATAAAAAAATAG
- a CDS encoding GNAT family N-acetyltransferase: MVLETQRLILREMTQADFSMLCKIMQDNDVMYAYEGAFSNDEVQVWLDRQIERYKEYGFGLWAVVLKETGIMIGQCGLTMQDYNSNKVMEVGYLFQKDYWHHGYASEAAIACKEYAFDKLSAKEVYSIIRDTNIPSQNVAIRNGMTCIDKFVKHYRGVDMPHFLFSVKKIL; this comes from the coding sequence ATGGTATTAGAAACTCAAAGATTAATTTTAAGAGAAATGACACAAGCTGATTTTTCGATGCTTTGTAAAATCATGCAGGATAATGATGTAATGTATGCTTATGAAGGTGCATTTAGTAATGATGAGGTTCAAGTATGGCTTGACCGACAAATTGAACGTTATAAAGAATATGGTTTTGGTCTATGGGCGGTTGTTCTGAAAGAAACTGGCATAATGATAGGACAATGTGGGTTAACAATGCAAGATTACAACAGCAACAAAGTAATGGAAGTGGGTTATCTTTTTCAAAAAGATTATTGGCATCACGGATATGCAAGTGAAGCCGCTATTGCCTGTAAAGAATATGCCTTTGATAAGCTAAGTGCTAAAGAAGTATATTCTATTATTAGAGATACAAATATACCGTCACAAAACGTAGCAATACGAAATGGAATGACTTGTATAGATAAGTTTGTCAAGCATTACCGAGGTGTTGATATGCCTCATTTTCTATTCTCTGTTAAGAAAATATTATGA
- a CDS encoding class I SAM-dependent methyltransferase: protein MDRDEILKTNKTYWDSNADLWFGTTALPEYGVKFVTEDDLHLFGDVSGKKLLEICCGSGHSLKYHADKNASELWGVDISHKQIENADGYLKEHGYTAKFICSSMEADMDIPTNYFDFVYSIYGIGWTTDLQGVFNKIASYLKKDGIFIFSWHHTLNYCVAWSCSQRKDVIENDTLVFNKSYFDESYFSMPVDGRKIILCNRKISTYINALAKAGFVVEQMVEQSDKETMEAVGEVSDKTKKAKMLPISFCIKARKL, encoded by the coding sequence ATGGACAGGGATGAAATACTAAAAACCAATAAAACATATTGGGACTCAAATGCAGATTTATGGTTTGGCACTACAGCGCTTCCAGAATACGGAGTTAAATTTGTGACAGAAGATGATTTGCATTTGTTTGGAGATGTTTCGGGTAAAAAGCTATTGGAAATATGTTGTGGCAGTGGCCACTCTTTAAAATATCACGCTGACAAAAATGCCTCTGAATTGTGGGGAGTAGATATTTCTCACAAGCAAATAGAAAATGCTGATGGTTATTTAAAAGAACATGGATATACAGCAAAATTTATTTGTTCTTCTATGGAAGCAGATATGGACATACCAACCAATTATTTTGACTTCGTTTATTCAATATACGGAATCGGTTGGACAACAGATCTGCAAGGCGTATTCAATAAGATAGCATCTTATCTGAAAAAAGATGGCATATTTATATTCAGTTGGCATCATACCTTGAATTACTGCGTGGCTTGGTCATGCAGCCAACGCAAAGATGTTATAGAAAATGACACCTTGGTTTTTAACAAAAGCTATTTTGATGAATCATATTTCAGCATGCCAGTTGATGGAAGAAAAATAATATTATGCAACCGAAAAATATCAACATATATCAATGCTTTAGCAAAAGCAGGGTTTGTTGTTGAACAGATGGTTGAGCAATCTGATAAAGAAACGATGGAAGCGGTTGGAGAAGTTAGCGACAAAACAAAAAAAGCAAAGATGCTGCCGATTTCTTTTTGCATTAAGGCGCGAAAATTGTAA
- a CDS encoding HD domain-containing protein, which produces MDKHIEKIQKYLHNGRAEDMDNRIERLRKYIDEILLNMKDTEERRCAYLHLYGVSQACAMIALKRNQNVELATMAGMLHDLHSYKTMNTENHAEKGAVLARQILEELSLTTEDETDLICSAILNHSSKAITHSSFDEVLKDADVLQHCLYNTLFPVMEHEKCRYQKLLTEFGILQNL; this is translated from the coding sequence ATGGATAAGCATATTGAAAAAATTCAAAAGTATTTACATAATGGGAGGGCTGAAGATATGGATAATCGCATTGAAAGACTTAGAAAGTATATTGATGAAATTCTACTAAATATGAAAGACACAGAAGAAAGAAGGTGTGCTTACCTCCATCTTTATGGAGTTTCTCAGGCATGTGCAATGATTGCTCTCAAAAGAAATCAAAATGTTGAACTCGCGACCATGGCTGGTATGTTACATGATTTACATTCTTATAAGACTATGAATACTGAAAATCATGCTGAGAAGGGAGCCGTTTTGGCACGTCAAATTCTTGAAGAGTTGTCTTTGACAACTGAGGATGAAACAGATTTAATATGTTCAGCTATTTTAAACCATAGTTCAAAGGCGATTACTCATTCTTCATTTGATGAAGTATTAAAAGATGCAGATGTTTTGCAACATTGTTTATATAATACGCTTTTTCCTGTGATGGAACATGAAAAATGTAGGTATCAGAAATTACTAACTGAATTTGGTATTTTGCAAAACTTATAG
- a CDS encoding AAA family ATPase gives MDVFIYNRIMIVGNNGSGKSFLSKKLSLVTGLPLVHLDVEYWRPNWENPTREEWIKKVMELTSKERWIIDGNHTSTMELRFKAADLVIFLDINRFVCLARVLLRNGKKRSDTPEYLEEKFDKAFLHFCKGLWSFSKTRRPVITDLHKDYPDKPFFIIHSRREMKMLLNQWSNEKAKYINQAL, from the coding sequence TTGGATGTGTTTATATATAATCGCATAATGATTGTTGGTAATAATGGCAGCGGAAAAAGCTTTTTATCTAAAAAATTGTCTCTTGTTACGGGTTTGCCACTGGTTCATCTTGATGTTGAGTACTGGCGTCCTAATTGGGAAAATCCAACGAGAGAAGAATGGATAAAGAAAGTAATGGAGCTTACATCAAAGGAAAGATGGATAATAGATGGCAATCATACGAGCACAATGGAGCTAAGATTTAAAGCGGCTGACTTAGTTATATTTCTTGATATAAATCGTTTTGTATGTTTGGCACGCGTATTATTAAGAAACGGTAAAAAACGTTCTGACACACCCGAATATCTCGAAGAAAAATTTGATAAGGCATTTTTACATTTTTGTAAAGGTTTATGGAGTTTTTCAAAAACTCGTAGACCTGTTATAACTGATTTACATAAAGATTATCCCGATAAACCGTTTTTTATTATTCATAGCAGAAGAGAAATGAAAATGTTATTAAATCAATGGAGTAATGAAAAAGCTAAATATATAAATCAGGCATTATAA
- a CDS encoding class I SAM-dependent methyltransferase has protein sequence MAIHNIDKLQPWEALLKKIAFAQLGNIKRKRILDFGSGTGFTANYLAQDNEVVAIEPSEEAVKDRYCDYEYQQIVGSINILRKMENESFDIILCHNVLEYADGREEIVNEFYRLLKPEGILSIIKHNKQGRVMQMVVLLNDFEKAHMLLDGKDGTTSNYGTIHYYDDSDLIYWCKEFKICETYGIRTFWDLQQNQDIHKDVEWQEKMVEIELRVAHIKEFQDIAFFHHLILKK, from the coding sequence ATGGCAATTCATAATATCGATAAGCTACAACCTTGGGAAGCACTTCTTAAAAAAATTGCCTTTGCTCAATTGGGCAATATAAAAAGAAAAAGGATATTAGATTTTGGTAGTGGTACTGGATTTACTGCAAATTATCTTGCACAGGATAATGAGGTAGTTGCTATTGAACCGTCAGAAGAGGCAGTAAAAGATAGATACTGCGATTATGAGTACCAACAGATTGTTGGGAGTATTAATATATTAAGAAAAATGGAAAATGAAAGTTTTGACATTATTCTTTGTCATAATGTTTTGGAATATGCTGATGGAAGAGAAGAAATTGTTAATGAATTTTATCGACTATTGAAACCAGAAGGTATACTCTCAATTATTAAGCATAACAAGCAAGGACGAGTTATGCAGATGGTGGTTCTGTTAAATGATTTTGAAAAAGCTCATATGCTGCTGGATGGTAAGGACGGCACAACTTCTAATTATGGTACAATTCATTATTATGACGATTCTGATTTGATATATTGGTGTAAGGAATTTAAAATATGTGAAACATATGGGATTAGAACATTTTGGGATTTGCAACAAAACCAAGATATTCATAAAGATGTGGAGTGGCAAGAGAAAATGGTAGAGATTGAATTGAGAGTTGCTCATATTAAGGAATTTCAAGATATAGCATTTTTTCATCATTTGATTTTAAAGAAATAG
- a CDS encoding glycoside hydrolase family 113 has protein sequence MLALNKDLDVVYYYGYPINTNHISIDDYRWYVMKNEKLDSKFAAKIKSGNLVTNYKIDTVLKDIDAFGLNTLNIPVVIAISNLSSSDMSIDKNSEEQAIKLIKKLRGKNINIILEPYPWIANGSKPETEWNPKDINAFFNNWKTKVLKPLIDDIAVPYHIECFNIGSSFTKIENYEDQFCEMIDFAKSNYQGLVTYRTSWWITTNWNDPSTKKIEDNLKSAYNKKLNNKLFSKLDFISIASYFELTENDKNTVDNLVSALQSTQRYNRKQNVKQEIKNFNTKWNKPIFFGELGFPPKDKASIEPWNPYQTYKWNDKEQANCFEAYKTVFENEPWNLGFSIFAIGSKESDNNYYPSDDTMEIIKGWYSK, from the coding sequence ATTTTAGCTTTGAATAAGGATTTAGATGTTGTTTACTACTATGGCTACCCAATAAACACTAATCATATAAGCATTGATGATTATAGATGGTATGTAATGAAAAACGAGAAATTAGACAGTAAATTTGCAGCAAAAATTAAATCAGGTAACTTAGTTACGAACTATAAAATTGATACAGTTCTTAAAGATATAGATGCCTTTGGGCTTAATACCTTAAATATTCCTGTTGTTATAGCTATAAGCAACCTTTCATCTAGCGATATGTCAATTGATAAAAATAGCGAAGAACAGGCGATAAAACTAATAAAGAAATTAAGAGGTAAAAACATAAATATAATACTTGAACCATATCCGTGGATAGCTAATGGCAGTAAGCCTGAGACAGAGTGGAACCCTAAGGATATCAATGCTTTCTTCAACAATTGGAAAACCAAAGTACTAAAGCCTCTAATTGACGATATTGCAGTGCCTTATCATATTGAGTGCTTTAATATAGGTTCGAGCTTCACCAAAATTGAAAATTATGAAGATCAATTCTGTGAAATGATAGACTTTGCGAAGAGTAATTATCAAGGTTTAGTTACTTATAGAACAAGTTGGTGGATAACAACTAATTGGAATGATCCTTCAACTAAAAAGATTGAAGATAACTTAAAGTCAGCATACAACAAGAAACTCAATAACAAACTATTTTCAAAGCTAGATTTCATTTCTATTGCTTCTTACTTTGAACTTACTGAAAATGATAAAAACACCGTGGACAACCTGGTTAGCGCTCTCCAAAGTACTCAAAGATACAATAGAAAGCAAAATGTAAAGCAAGAGATTAAAAACTTTAATACAAAATGGAACAAACCAATCTTCTTTGGTGAATTAGGCTTCCCACCAAAAGATAAGGCATCAATTGAGCCATGGAATCCATATCAAACCTACAAATGGAATGATAAAGAACAAGCTAATTGTTTTGAAGCCTACAAAACTGTATTTGAAAACGAGCCATGGAATTTAGGATTTTCAATTTTTGCAATTGGAAGTAAGGAATCTGACAACAACTACTATCCAAGTGATGATACTATGGAAATCATAAAAGGCTGGTATTCGAAATAG
- a CDS encoding DUF3781 domain-containing protein, whose translation MDDSSELILNLDKLHTTDLGVVRIKRNLSLDVEDIVRWCRNKIQNPDASIIRTGKNWYVDIDDCEITVNAYSYTIITAHKIKR comes from the coding sequence ATGGATGATAGCAGTGAGCTTATTTTAAACTTAGATAAGCTACATACAACTGATTTAGGAGTTGTTAGAATTAAGAGAAATCTTTCTTTAGATGTAGAGGATATTGTTAGATGGTGTAGAAATAAAATTCAAAACCCAGATGCTTCGATAATCAGAACGGGCAAAAACTGGTATGTAGATATAGATGATTGTGAAATAACGGTAAATGCATATAGTTATACAATTATCACGGCACATAAAATAAAAAGATAA
- a CDS encoding DUF2441 domain-containing protein: MEAIYFYHVVTEKPMKLGQKILFDENNHNGVYNRVMTFKRIVEGEDVHGEIADLIKSDLDKWGKVAYRELALEEVRREEYCNYPSRLACLYTSRTLEEAKKWAQFFKNAGREVYSIVKLKVQGNVFDGDACNCFDGTKNKEDNSEKARHYWGLDIENHNPVIETLVDGEITVDEIIEDFQVT, encoded by the coding sequence ATGGAAGCTATCTATTTTTATCATGTAGTAACAGAAAAGCCAATGAAGCTAGGGCAAAAAATATTGTTTGATGAAAATAATCACAATGGTGTATATAATAGAGTCATGACTTTTAAGAGAATAGTAGAGGGTGAGGATGTTCATGGAGAGATTGCTGATCTTATAAAGTCAGATTTAGATAAATGGGGGAAGGTTGCATATAGAGAATTGGCTCTAGAAGAAGTGCGTCGTGAAGAATACTGTAATTATCCATCACGATTAGCATGTTTATACACCTCTAGAACACTAGAAGAAGCAAAGAAATGGGCTCAATTTTTTAAAAATGCTGGCCGTGAAGTATATTCAATTGTTAAACTAAAAGTACAGGGCAATGTATTTGATGGTGATGCATGTAACTGTTTTGACGGAACAAAAAATAAAGAAGATAATAGTGAAAAAGCACGGCATTATTGGGGACTGGATATTGAAAATCACAATCCTGTTATTGAAACTTTAGTTGACGGAGAAATAACAGTTGATGAAATCATTGAGGATTTTCAAGTGACATAG
- a CDS encoding MurR/RpiR family transcriptional regulator produces MYWDKLKIVFLSELVSSNDGSTNCQIANYILSHIEEVKQCTISELSNKCHVANSSISRFCKEMGLNDFTELKDLINTTSFHFDLYSNHQSINTRSLDFVTRVKESLDLVSESLNYEVLNQLAKDIDYYEKIGIFGLLKAETAAMNLQSDLLVLGKAALTKVSFKQQLEYIKNANDKDLIIIFSYTGIYFEHTFPRRIPKQQTKPKVYFITSDYNSMSNKYFDEVIRFKSLQDYASHPFQLQLVSSLIAQNYAYYLTKKKV; encoded by the coding sequence ATGTACTGGGATAAATTAAAAATTGTATTCTTATCAGAATTGGTCAGTAGCAATGATGGATCAACAAATTGTCAAATAGCGAATTATATTTTAAGCCATATAGAAGAAGTTAAGCAATGTACCATCAGTGAACTATCAAATAAGTGCCATGTGGCCAATAGTTCCATTAGCAGATTTTGCAAAGAAATGGGATTGAATGATTTTACGGAGCTTAAAGATTTAATTAACACAACATCCTTTCATTTTGATTTGTACTCGAATCATCAAAGTATCAATACACGTTCGTTGGACTTTGTTACAAGAGTTAAAGAGAGTTTGGATTTGGTTTCCGAATCCCTTAATTATGAGGTCCTTAATCAACTAGCAAAAGATATAGATTATTACGAAAAAATAGGAATCTTTGGTCTATTAAAAGCTGAAACAGCAGCGATGAATTTACAAAGTGACTTATTAGTACTTGGAAAGGCAGCCCTGACCAAGGTATCTTTTAAGCAGCAGCTTGAGTATATAAAAAATGCAAATGATAAAGATTTGATTATTATTTTCAGCTATACCGGTATTTATTTTGAGCATACTTTCCCGCGCAGAATACCAAAGCAGCAAACTAAGCCAAAGGTTTATTTTATTACCAGTGATTATAATTCAATGTCAAATAAATATTTTGATGAAGTGATTCGTTTTAAATCCTTGCAAGATTATGCATCACATCCATTTCAACTCCAGTTAGTGAGTAGTTTAATTGCTCAAAATTATGCATATTATTTAACAAAAAAAAAGGTTTAA
- a CDS encoding DJ-1 family glyoxalase III, with protein MKKIAVFLAEGFEEGESLFVVDILRRAGFQCDSVSIVGEMVKGSHDIVVKADKIISDEIKDYDMIVLPGGMPGAANLRDDERVIELVRYFDKAPEKFVAAICAAPMVLERAGIIKGRTITSYVGEKYTTLLKEANYVEDIVAIDDHLITSRGPATTLPFAYALVDALGGDSNVLKQGMLYNMVRESGF; from the coding sequence ATGAAAAAAATTGCAGTATTTTTAGCTGAAGGATTTGAAGAAGGAGAATCTCTATTTGTAGTTGATATTTTAAGAAGAGCAGGTTTTCAATGTGATTCTGTAAGTATTGTTGGAGAAATGGTAAAAGGGTCTCATGATATAGTTGTAAAAGCTGATAAAATCATCAGTGATGAAATTAAAGATTATGACATGATAGTTTTACCTGGCGGAATGCCTGGTGCAGCAAATTTAAGAGATGATGAAAGGGTAATCGAACTGGTTAGATATTTTGACAAAGCTCCGGAAAAATTTGTTGCAGCTATATGTGCGGCACCAATGGTTCTTGAAAGAGCAGGAATTATTAAGGGGCGTACTATTACCTCATATGTAGGAGAAAAATATACTACTCTTTTAAAAGAAGCAAATTATGTAGAAGATATTGTTGCAATAGATGATCACTTAATCACCAGCAGAGGACCTGCCACCACATTACCTTTTGCTTATGCATTAGTAGATGCATTAGGGGGAGACAGTAACGTTTTAAAACAAGGTATGCTTTACAACATGGTAAGAGAGAGCGGTTTTTAA